Within the Hypericibacter adhaerens genome, the region GTCGGGCGGCGGCGGGTCCTGCCGATAGCGGAGCGCGCGGTCGCGGTAGAGCAGCGCCAGCCGGTCGCCGTGCCAGGTGGCCAGGATGCCATCGAAGAGCGCCAAGGCCCCGTCCCAGTCCCGCGCGTAATAGCGGCCACAGGCGCTTTCCCAGCGCGCGAGCGGCTCGAGATCGCGGGGCCGCTGGTCGCGCAGGCCCAGGAGCTCGTAGAGCCGGATGGGCTCGGTCGCGCCCACCGGGATCACGGAATCGACGAAGCGGAACAGGAATTCCTCGCCCGCACCCCGGCGGACCGCGTCGCTCGCCAGCAGCATCGTGCCGTACCGCTTGTTGAGGCCCTCGATGCGCGAGGCGAGATTCACCACATGGCCCATGGCCGTGTAGTTCATGCGGTCGATCGAGCCGATCGTGCCGACCACGACCTCGCCCGTATGCAGGCCGAACCGCGTGGGCATGGCAGGGATGGATTCGCTGGCGAAGGCCTCGTTGAGCCGCTCGATGCGCGCCGCCGCGGCGAGCGCGCCGAGGCAGGCCTGGCGGACATGATCGGGTTGGGCCACGGGCGCGTTCCAGAAGGCCATGATCGAATCGCCCAGATATTTGTCGATCGTGCCGCCCGCCTCGACCAGGGCGGCGCCGGCCTCGCTGAAATAGCGCGATGTCATCCGCGTCAGCTGCTCGGGATCGAGGGTCTCGGCCAAGCTGGTGAAGCCCGCCACGTCGGTGAAGAGGACGGTGAGGGGCTGGCGCCTGCCGCCCAGCTCCGGCTGGAGACGGTGCGCCAGGATGTTGTGCACCAGCTGGCCCGGCACATAGCGCGAGAACTGGCGCAAGCCGGCGCGCATCGCCGCGACCGCGCCGTCGAGCGCCATGATCTCGCCGATGCGCGAACGGCGCATCGGCGGCTCCTCGAAATCGAACCGCATGATCCGCGCCACGTCGGTCCTGAGCTCGCGCAAGGGCCGCGTCACCCGGCCCGAGACCAGCATGACGAGGACGGCACCCACCACGATCGCCGCCAGCCCGACCAGCAGCAGCCGCGTGCGCAAGTGGTCGGCCGGCCCCAGGATCAGGTCGTAGGGATAGGCCATGGCCGTGGTCAGCGTGTCGACCGATCCGCTGCTCGGCTCGAACCGCGCGAGATAGGGGCGGCCCTCGATCGTCACCAGCCGGTCCGCAGGTGAAGGATCCTGCTGGTAGCTGTCATAGAGCGCCCGCAGGCGCGGCGACTTGAGCAGCCCGATGGGAACCAGCGCTTCGGGTGCGCTGGGGTTGACCTCCATGCGCAACTGCTCGGCGTCGGGATGGGCGATCAGGTTGCCCTGGCGGTCGAAGATGAAGAGCTCCATCTCCGGCGACTGCCGCAGCA harbors:
- a CDS encoding adenylate/guanylate cyclase domain-containing protein, whose product is MAKPPARDPRALPLQAILTLLFVTIIVATIGGLVLYSHERLARIAEDEARGNFDRVSDGIDAITARAVRTAQVFLETAALSLDTEAPPDRLAPLLTRLLQQVEQLNPSVTGLNLGKANGRFFAVFDLSRGLPSELQRIATDKAAFAVRMGTQTGPGAGEGAAARWMLLDKDLNSLATTALAWTDYDPRLRPWYQDALRARRVVLTAPYQFRPLPIMGITMAQPLERPAGDVLAIDVELGDLGRQMGLLRQSPEMELFIFDRQGNLIAHPDAEQLRMEVNPSAPEALVPIGLLKSPRLRALYDSYQQDPSPADRLVTIEGRPYLARFEPSSGSVDTLTTAMAYPYDLILGPADHLRTRLLLVGLAAIVVGAVLVMLVSGRVTRPLRELRTDVARIMRFDFEEPPMRRSRIGEIMALDGAVAAMRAGLRQFSRYVPGQLVHNILAHRLQPELGGRRQPLTVLFTDVAGFTSLAETLDPEQLTRMTSRYFSEAGAALVEAGGTIDKYLGDSIMAFWNAPVAQPDHVRQACLGALAAAARIERLNEAFASESIPAMPTRFGLHTGEVVVGTIGSIDRMNYTAMGHVVNLASRIEGLNKRYGTMLLASDAVRRGAGEEFLFRFVDSVIPVGATEPIRLYELLGLRDQRPRDLEPLARWESACGRYYARDWDGALALFDGILATWHGDRLALLYRDRALRYRQDPPPPDWKGVERAETK